The proteins below are encoded in one region of Akkermansiaceae bacterium:
- a CDS encoding IS66 family insertion sequence element accessory protein TnpB, giving the protein MESITLIENDVPLIPITTDELGRMRLSPEHKEALLDAFERSSMSGLGFARKYGLTYPTFASWVRKRKEAKQAQPSLDSLVEITPAASSATGLVVELSGGNRIHLVDASQVSLAAELIKVLSR; this is encoded by the coding sequence ATGGAATCTATCACACTTATTGAAAATGACGTTCCCCTGATCCCGATCACCACCGACGAGCTAGGGCGGATGCGCCTCAGTCCGGAACACAAGGAAGCACTGCTCGACGCCTTCGAACGCAGCTCAATGAGCGGACTGGGCTTCGCCCGTAAGTATGGCCTGACCTACCCGACCTTCGCCTCTTGGGTTCGCAAACGCAAGGAGGCGAAGCAAGCTCAGCCTTCTCTTGACTCACTGGTGGAAATCACTCCGGCCGCCTCATCCGCAACAGGCCTTGTCGTGGAGCTCAGTGGAGGAAACCGCATCCACCTTGTCGACGCCAGCCAGGTGTCGCTGGCCGCCGAACTCATCAAAGTCCTGTCCCGCTAG
- the dnaG gene encoding DNA primase: protein MGRIPEETIEQILAATDIVDLVGSYLPLKRSGSNFKANCPFHNEKTPSFMVNPARQSYHCFGCGEGGSAIGFVMAYENLPFPDAVKKLATRAGVLIQEDAYDPEADQRRRSRSRLIELHNQAARFMHEQLLSSPDAQHARDYLKSRGYGKGMAERWMVGWMPDNPDVFLNWARQHHFSGRELVNCDLAGKKDDRNSGAGLYVRFRGRLMFPIHNDYGDIIAFSGRQLREDPNSGKYINSRETALFKKSKVFFALDKARRSMAKDKFALLCEGQIDVIACHESGIGSAVATLGTACTPDHARLLKRYTNDVVICFDADSAGFKAADKAFSILAPEGMHIRMVTMPQGDDPDSMIKRNGADAFRALVDNAREYFVVKLEHEASTRDLTSVRERAALANELATLICHVGDKMTKDALINQVATRLGIGTEEMRGAVVEAEKQQARSRMYENRQLHKDHDAQHPATTQTTPTPINGSVAYLCHLALTSQEAQEWLGEQLEALSDPLASLPGGSILRAILAKLPDPTKPSAVQAYLTSLSKDDQWALRDVLTRDTPGNPVRAAEETTAMLVSTHFQNKEAAIRAKLRQPDLGPERMIALMNEAKELQEILRNLQQRFIR from the coding sequence GTGGGCCGTATTCCAGAAGAAACCATTGAGCAAATCCTCGCCGCCACGGATATCGTGGATCTGGTGGGTTCCTACTTGCCGTTAAAACGCTCTGGTTCCAACTTCAAGGCGAACTGTCCCTTCCATAATGAGAAAACCCCCTCGTTTATGGTCAATCCCGCCAGGCAGTCCTACCATTGCTTCGGCTGTGGTGAAGGCGGCAGCGCCATCGGCTTCGTGATGGCCTACGAGAACCTGCCCTTCCCCGATGCCGTCAAAAAACTCGCCACCCGCGCCGGGGTCCTGATCCAGGAAGACGCCTACGACCCTGAGGCGGACCAACGTAGACGCAGCAGGTCTCGACTGATCGAGCTACACAACCAGGCGGCACGCTTTATGCACGAGCAGCTACTCAGCTCACCCGATGCCCAGCATGCCCGTGACTATCTCAAATCACGCGGCTATGGCAAGGGCATGGCTGAACGCTGGATGGTTGGCTGGATGCCGGATAATCCCGATGTGTTCCTCAACTGGGCCCGTCAACACCACTTTAGCGGTCGGGAGCTGGTCAATTGCGACCTCGCGGGAAAAAAAGACGACCGTAACTCCGGCGCAGGACTCTATGTGCGCTTCAGGGGTCGGCTCATGTTTCCCATCCATAACGACTACGGCGACATCATTGCCTTCAGTGGCAGGCAACTCCGGGAAGATCCTAACAGCGGAAAATACATCAACTCCCGGGAGACCGCCCTGTTTAAAAAATCGAAGGTCTTCTTCGCACTCGACAAAGCACGCCGCAGTATGGCGAAGGATAAGTTCGCCCTGCTCTGTGAGGGTCAGATCGATGTCATTGCCTGCCATGAAAGTGGTATTGGCAGTGCCGTGGCCACCCTGGGGACCGCCTGCACCCCCGACCATGCCCGTCTTCTCAAGCGTTACACCAATGACGTGGTGATATGTTTTGATGCCGACTCCGCAGGCTTCAAGGCGGCCGACAAAGCGTTTTCCATCCTGGCGCCCGAGGGCATGCACATCCGGATGGTGACCATGCCGCAAGGGGATGATCCGGACTCCATGATCAAGCGCAACGGTGCCGATGCCTTCAGGGCTCTGGTCGACAACGCCCGTGAGTACTTTGTCGTCAAACTTGAGCACGAGGCCAGCACCCGCGACCTCACATCGGTGCGGGAACGCGCCGCCCTGGCCAATGAACTCGCCACACTGATCTGCCATGTGGGGGACAAGATGACCAAGGACGCATTGATCAACCAGGTGGCCACCCGGCTCGGGATCGGCACCGAGGAAATGCGCGGTGCTGTGGTGGAAGCGGAAAAACAACAGGCACGCTCCAGGATGTATGAAAACCGCCAGCTGCATAAAGATCACGATGCCCAACATCCGGCAACCACACAGACGACGCCCACTCCCATCAATGGCTCCGTCGCCTACCTCTGTCATCTGGCCCTGACATCCCAAGAGGCCCAGGAATGGCTCGGGGAGCAACTTGAGGCACTCAGTGACCCTCTGGCATCACTCCCGGGTGGCTCGATTCTACGCGCCATCCTCGCCAAGTTACCCGACCCGACAAAGCCGTCCGCAGTGCAGGCCTACCTGACCTCACTGAGCAAAGACGACCAATGGGCACTGCGTGACGTACTCACCCGCGACACTCCGGGCAACCCCGTGCGTGCCGCCGAGGAAACCACCGCCATGCTGGTGAGTACCCATTTTCAGAACAAGGAGGCGGCCATACGCGCGAAGCTACGCCAGCCCGACCTCGGACCGGAACGTATGATCGCACTCATGAATGAGGCCAAGGAGCTGCAGGAAATCCTCCGGAATCTGCAGCAGAGGTTTATTAGGTGA
- a CDS encoding chorismate-binding protein yields the protein MQATKHKEGLAFMKAGDGAYVVGIGPFEEHARAPEGVTAFYCNDFTLSDSRPWKIPAQTCELRSLAEIGFDWQELAIDWHELEAEGFAKVFAEINEMIIRGVIEKSVPVATERGRLDGADGVMGSALIGRMKSLGAPFFSYGWSLGEIGFCGATPELLFQLDGQHLKTMALAGTAKADEREVFAVDGKEIREHEFVAQTLVAKLSDIGTVTRADRSIMDLGQLVHFHTAIEVELLAERGIDELIRRLHPTPALGPLPRTEETLQMLAEWRSRLHCPSCFGAPFGLLKDGVFNSVVAIRGVHWQGQEIAIPSGCGVIEASRLVNEWRELRLKREAVKAVMQL from the coding sequence GTGCAAGCGACGAAGCATAAAGAGGGGTTGGCGTTTATGAAGGCTGGTGATGGTGCTTACGTTGTCGGTATCGGCCCCTTTGAGGAACATGCCCGGGCACCTGAGGGTGTCACAGCGTTTTACTGTAATGATTTCACCTTGTCGGATTCCCGCCCTTGGAAGATTCCCGCGCAAACATGCGAGCTCCGGAGCCTTGCCGAGATCGGTTTTGATTGGCAGGAGCTCGCTATCGACTGGCACGAGCTCGAGGCCGAGGGGTTTGCCAAGGTCTTTGCCGAGATCAATGAAATGATTATCCGTGGGGTGATTGAAAAATCAGTTCCAGTGGCGACGGAGAGGGGCCGGCTGGACGGCGCTGATGGAGTCATGGGCAGCGCACTGATCGGAAGAATGAAATCACTGGGTGCTCCCTTTTTCAGTTACGGCTGGAGTCTGGGTGAGATCGGTTTTTGCGGGGCAACCCCCGAGCTGCTTTTTCAACTGGACGGACAACACCTGAAAACCATGGCACTGGCCGGAACCGCCAAGGCGGATGAAAGGGAGGTGTTCGCGGTGGATGGCAAGGAAATCCGCGAACATGAATTTGTGGCGCAAACCCTGGTGGCCAAGCTTTCGGATATCGGAACCGTCACCAGAGCCGACCGCAGTATCATGGACTTGGGGCAGTTGGTCCATTTTCACACAGCCATCGAAGTGGAGTTGCTTGCCGAGCGTGGGATTGACGAATTGATCCGCCGTCTGCATCCCACCCCAGCACTGGGGCCGTTGCCGCGCACGGAGGAAACTCTGCAGATGCTTGCTGAGTGGCGGAGCAGGCTCCACTGCCCGTCGTGTTTCGGAGCCCCCTTTGGTTTGCTGAAAGACGGTGTGTTTAATTCCGTGGTGGCCATCCGCGGCGTGCACTGGCAGGGGCAGGAAATTGCTATCCCATCGGGCTGTGGCGTGATCGAAGCGTCACGCCTAGTGAATGAGTGGCGCGAGCTCAGGCTCAAGCGCGAGGCTGTGAAGGCGGTGATGCAATTATAG
- a CDS encoding sugar phosphate isomerase/epimerase, whose amino-acid sequence MLSFSTCWNNSRHTEGDEMIDEILELGFDTMELSHGMTISKFPGIQKAYRAGKFRCSGVHNYFPAPVEVMIDAPDAYEFTSHRAYDRERAMEMTLKTLEVAAEFKAHYIVMHMGSVPMPSKKWTKRITSMVKEGQQLSPKFAKAKLDFVKKREKLSPLYYQRAIEALEKLAEKAAELKIPLAVESRSRFEDVPSENEMVRLQDYFKDNPWIGYWHDFGHVQLKHNLGLLDHDQWLGKMAPYLIGCHVHDVYWPERDHRVPLTGELDFKKLLRHIDPHKPFVWELSPTRKAEQIKEALQVWKAAFPETLEG is encoded by the coding sequence ATGCTAAGCTTCTCTACCTGTTGGAACAACTCACGCCACACCGAAGGTGATGAGATGATCGATGAGATCCTTGAACTAGGCTTCGACACCATGGAGCTCAGCCATGGTATGACCATTAGCAAGTTTCCTGGCATCCAGAAAGCCTACCGTGCAGGAAAATTCCGCTGCTCCGGCGTGCATAACTACTTTCCGGCACCCGTCGAAGTCATGATCGACGCCCCGGACGCCTACGAGTTTACATCACACCGTGCTTACGACCGCGAACGCGCCATGGAGATGACCTTAAAGACCCTTGAAGTGGCTGCGGAATTTAAAGCGCATTACATCGTCATGCACATGGGCTCGGTTCCCATGCCGTCAAAAAAATGGACCAAACGCATCACATCCATGGTTAAAGAGGGCCAGCAACTGAGCCCGAAATTTGCTAAAGCCAAACTTGATTTCGTCAAGAAACGCGAAAAACTTTCTCCCCTCTACTACCAACGCGCCATCGAAGCATTGGAAAAACTCGCAGAAAAAGCCGCTGAACTCAAGATCCCGCTAGCGGTAGAATCACGCAGTCGGTTCGAAGACGTGCCCAGCGAAAACGAGATGGTCCGGCTCCAGGATTACTTTAAGGACAACCCATGGATCGGCTACTGGCACGACTTCGGTCACGTCCAGCTCAAACACAACCTCGGGCTACTCGACCACGACCAATGGCTCGGGAAAATGGCTCCCTACCTCATCGGCTGCCACGTCCACGATGTTTACTGGCCCGAGCGCGATCACCGAGTCCCGCTGACAGGCGAGCTTGATTTCAAAAAGCTCCTGCGCCACATCGACCCACACAAACCCTTCGTCTGGGAGCTCTCCCCTACCCGGAAGGCCGAGCAGATCAAAGAAGCCCTCCAGGTCTGGAAGGCCGCGTTTCCCGAAACCCTGGAAGGGTAA
- a CDS encoding IS66 family transposase, with protein MSQTEEDKDKIIASQREIIESQREKIALLEKKIDHLIRIIYGSKSEKLDPAQLELLLDPDTAKKPCAADCEEDAPAAEELKRELKPVCKRKPREPRLPANLPTVEEVIIPDEVRAKPEDYRRIGQRTSERLDVEPGRYTRRLIIRPTYVKKNEAIPSIHTAPLPPTILEGSILSPSLLAHIVTGKYCDHLPLYRQEQIMSRRYGINIPRNTMSHWMEVGADLLQPLWKLLVSDLRKSSYVKADETPIDYLSPGHGSTRKGYLWLYQNPAHNTIVYDWQTGRDSSCLAAILGNADEEDTFRGILQSDGHGAYNKWSGDNEGITQSGCWTHARRKFYDNLEEDPVLAAKILRLIQQLYRIEEKYKDSAPEVRKYYRRRQSRPITKRLHHLITKVKNKHLPKSGLGGAAAYALNQWSKLIVYLHHGEVHIDNNSVERGVRPTKIGIKNWLFIGGEETGWRSAVLYTMVENCRILGKDPYAYLKWVFEKLLTTTNQDDLHQLLPAAWVRTATQENAAAA; from the coding sequence GTGAGCCAAACGGAAGAGGATAAAGACAAAATCATCGCCTCACAGCGTGAGATTATAGAAAGCCAGCGCGAGAAAATCGCCCTGCTTGAAAAGAAAATCGACCACCTCATCCGCATCATTTATGGCAGCAAGAGTGAAAAGCTCGACCCCGCCCAGCTCGAACTTCTGCTCGACCCAGACACCGCAAAAAAGCCCTGCGCCGCCGACTGCGAAGAGGACGCACCGGCGGCTGAAGAACTCAAGCGTGAGCTCAAACCTGTCTGTAAGCGCAAGCCCCGCGAACCCCGGCTGCCCGCCAACCTCCCCACCGTCGAGGAGGTCATCATCCCCGATGAAGTCCGCGCCAAGCCGGAGGACTACCGCCGCATTGGCCAGCGCACCAGCGAGCGGCTCGATGTCGAACCCGGCCGCTACACCCGCCGACTCATCATCCGGCCCACCTACGTCAAAAAGAACGAGGCCATACCCAGCATCCACACCGCGCCCTTGCCGCCCACTATCCTCGAGGGAAGCATCCTCAGCCCCTCACTGTTAGCCCATATCGTCACCGGCAAATACTGCGACCACCTCCCGCTCTACCGGCAGGAGCAAATCATGTCGCGTCGCTACGGCATCAACATCCCCCGCAACACCATGAGCCACTGGATGGAAGTTGGCGCAGACCTCCTCCAGCCCCTCTGGAAACTCCTCGTCAGCGACCTCCGGAAAAGCAGCTACGTCAAAGCCGATGAAACCCCCATCGACTACCTCAGCCCCGGACACGGCAGTACAAGAAAAGGCTACCTCTGGCTCTACCAGAACCCCGCGCACAACACCATCGTCTACGACTGGCAGACAGGCCGTGACTCCAGCTGCCTCGCCGCCATCCTCGGAAACGCAGACGAAGAAGATACTTTCAGAGGCATCCTCCAAAGTGACGGCCACGGTGCCTACAACAAATGGTCCGGCGACAACGAAGGCATCACCCAGTCGGGGTGCTGGACACACGCCCGTCGCAAATTTTACGACAACCTGGAGGAAGACCCCGTGCTTGCGGCAAAGATCCTGCGCCTCATCCAGCAACTCTACCGGATCGAAGAAAAATACAAGGACTCGGCTCCCGAAGTCCGCAAATACTACCGACGACGGCAAAGCCGCCCGATCACTAAACGCCTCCACCACCTCATCACCAAAGTTAAAAACAAACACCTGCCCAAAAGCGGCCTGGGTGGGGCGGCGGCGTATGCACTGAACCAGTGGAGCAAACTCATCGTCTACCTTCACCATGGGGAGGTTCACATCGACAACAACTCCGTCGAACGCGGCGTGCGTCCCACAAAAATAGGCATCAAGAACTGGCTCTTCATCGGAGGCGAGGAAACCGGCTGGCGCAGTGCCGTACTCTACACCATGGTTGAAAACTGCCGCATCCTCGGCAAAGACCCCTACGCGTATTTGAAATGGGTCTTTGAAAAACTCCTGACCACAACCAACCAGGACGACCTGCATCAACTCCTCCCCGCCGCATGGGTGCGGACCGCAACTCAGGAAAACGCAGCCGCTGCTTGA
- the tnpB gene encoding IS66 family insertion sequence element accessory protein TnpB, which translates to MLTFNSGLKIYLATEPCDMRKSFNGLSVVVQSKLRADPQSGAAFLFTNKRRNLLKILYWDGSGLWVLSKRLEKGRYSWPKHSHSKHGKISLEATALAMLTDGIDLRDGCKRAWYEKP; encoded by the coding sequence ATGCTCACCTTCAACAGCGGCCTCAAAATCTACCTCGCCACCGAACCCTGCGACATGCGCAAGAGCTTTAACGGACTCTCCGTTGTCGTGCAAAGCAAACTCCGTGCCGACCCCCAGAGCGGAGCCGCCTTCCTCTTCACCAACAAACGCCGCAACCTGCTCAAGATACTCTACTGGGACGGCAGCGGCCTCTGGGTGCTCTCCAAGCGTCTCGAAAAAGGACGCTACAGCTGGCCAAAACACAGTCACAGCAAGCATGGCAAAATCAGCCTTGAGGCCACCGCCCTTGCCATGCTCACCGACGGCATCGACCTGCGCGACGGATGCAAACGCGCATGGTATGAAAAGCCGTAA
- a CDS encoding PEP-CTERM sorting domain-containing protein (PEP-CTERM proteins occur, often in large numbers, in the proteomes of bacteria that also encode an exosortase, a predicted intramembrane cysteine proteinase. The presence of a PEP-CTERM domain at a protein's C-terminus predicts cleavage within the sorting domain, followed by covalent anchoring to some some component of the (usually Gram-negative) cell surface. Many PEP-CTERM proteins exhibit an unusual sequence composition that includes large numbers of potential glycosylation sites. Expression of one such protein has been shown restore the ability of a bacterium to form floc, a type of biofilm.) gives MTLQLGAIEDLDIWDRYTTTQNESLAVAQVRWMIDNRYDSYFLNPESNTSVMQYSFQNVIWEIMADGGTAAGLDFATGDIDRTIYSDTSYYGSSLWTNMNQLLSDVKNSGVTESYVGTTRIYAALDTRAGYQDYLFLANGVDTVPEPSGVALLGLGGIAMLLRRRR, from the coding sequence GTGACGCTGCAATTAGGGGCAATCGAGGATCTGGACATCTGGGATCGTTACACGACAACGCAAAACGAATCCCTGGCGGTCGCCCAAGTGCGCTGGATGATCGACAACCGTTACGATTCCTATTTTCTGAATCCGGAAAGCAACACCAGTGTCATGCAGTATTCATTTCAGAACGTGATATGGGAAATCATGGCCGACGGAGGCACGGCTGCCGGGCTGGATTTTGCAACTGGTGATATCGATCGCACGATATACAGCGACACGAGTTACTATGGTTCATCACTGTGGACAAACATGAACCAGTTGCTCAGCGATGTGAAAAACTCGGGAGTGACCGAAAGCTATGTGGGCACCACGAGAATATACGCTGCGCTCGACACTCGTGCTGGGTATCAGGACTACCTGTTTCTCGCTAATGGGGTAGACACGGTTCCCGAGCCATCTGGCGTTGCTCTGCTTGGTCTCGGTGGTATCGCCATGTTGCTTCGCCGCCGCCGATAA
- a CDS encoding PEP-CTERM sorting domain-containing protein — translation MKPVKKMKLINTAAMLALTLPVLAQNHTLEFTDANWKNSSTGNTSEFLSNGSGRRNSAGWDASHTLANVDSSGIGATLEISHQPNAWNIENRPALATYFPSNSGSAGDILRSWNNESNIPNGEIPKFTLTFDSTVALFQISLEGFRGDDAWLVQAYDASGNLVAPNWANANQATVTNPGAALGNTAINLLSKTGVNGATGAEALAAGKYDRSNKGFTVWNQDNVFERGAAILDYNGAHINKLVYSMIEVDTADGTPTGAPADQSMYIGSGIVFQQVPEPSSAALLGLGGIGILLRRRR, via the coding sequence ATGAAACCAGTTAAAAAAATGAAATTGATCAATACTGCCGCCATGTTAGCGCTGACACTGCCTGTGTTGGCACAGAATCACACCCTTGAATTTACGGATGCTAACTGGAAAAACAGTAGCACGGGAAATACGAGTGAGTTCCTTAGCAATGGTAGTGGTAGACGTAATAGTGCCGGTTGGGATGCTTCTCATACACTTGCCAATGTAGATAGTTCAGGTATCGGAGCGACTCTGGAGATCAGCCATCAGCCCAATGCATGGAATATTGAAAACCGCCCAGCCTTGGCCACTTACTTCCCCAGTAATTCTGGAAGTGCTGGAGATATTTTGAGGTCTTGGAATAATGAATCTAATATACCGAACGGAGAAATCCCCAAGTTTACACTGACGTTTGATAGCACGGTCGCCCTGTTTCAAATCAGCCTTGAGGGCTTTAGGGGTGATGATGCTTGGCTGGTTCAAGCATACGATGCCAGCGGAAATCTTGTGGCTCCAAACTGGGCCAATGCCAATCAGGCTACCGTAACCAACCCCGGTGCGGCCCTGGGTAACACGGCTATTAATCTCCTCAGTAAGACTGGGGTGAACGGCGCGACGGGAGCCGAGGCTCTGGCTGCTGGTAAGTATGACAGATCAAACAAAGGCTTTACCGTGTGGAATCAGGACAACGTCTTCGAGCGTGGAGCTGCCATCCTCGATTACAACGGTGCTCACATCAACAAGCTCGTCTATAGTATGATCGAGGTAGATACTGCGGATGGCACCCCGACAGGGGCACCCGCTGATCAGTCGATGTATATTGGTAGTGGTATCGTGTTCCAGCAAGTTCCCGAGCCGTCCAGTGCCGCCCTGCTTGGCCTTGGCGGTATCGGAATCCTGTTACGCCGTCGCCGCTAG
- a CDS encoding helix-turn-helix transcriptional regulator: protein MNKPVTDSSVLRVTSCILTDCENRILPLSEDAAQCDALALSLKIQKCERWNELAELTVQGIASLFDAVDVRWLEMTADGKTSLWTCSSSEQYAGFLEENLESIITRSSEMGDFSVKVGAFLHAEEAEVYSLSDFLSASELANNDYVQTFLEPLGVDDILCLQLYFSHGGTVILSLSMPKREILSSEIRSLKFLQSHIRMACYKLAKLASFSNLTSALNELRQQGQSVGISVISRDGNKLWETDDTSRDILRELGGGEDDNGNIQMPAELASWVKLTLDANTRLCAESAEYKKVLQLNKGRDIDVRLLLERAGSGALLVLKRSKATGDYGGMFTRRELDVIRCICEGMSSQVVSEKLSISKRTVDKHLENVYAKLGVSNRLAAVMRLQGL, encoded by the coding sequence ATGAATAAACCTGTAACTGATAGTAGTGTATTACGTGTAACGAGTTGCATCCTGACGGATTGTGAGAACCGCATTCTTCCTCTGAGTGAAGACGCCGCGCAGTGCGATGCGTTGGCTCTTTCCTTGAAAATTCAAAAATGTGAAAGGTGGAATGAGCTGGCGGAGTTGACGGTGCAAGGCATCGCCTCCCTGTTCGACGCTGTGGATGTTAGGTGGCTTGAAATGACGGCCGATGGAAAAACATCCCTTTGGACGTGTTCGTCGTCGGAACAATATGCCGGTTTTCTGGAAGAGAACCTAGAGTCGATCATCACCAGGTCGTCTGAAATGGGTGATTTTTCGGTCAAGGTGGGAGCCTTCCTGCACGCAGAGGAAGCGGAAGTCTACAGTCTGAGCGATTTCCTTTCAGCCTCAGAATTAGCAAACAATGACTATGTACAAACATTTCTGGAGCCCTTGGGTGTGGATGATATTCTATGCTTGCAGCTGTATTTTTCACACGGAGGCACGGTTATTCTTTCCTTGAGTATGCCAAAGCGGGAAATACTGAGCTCTGAAATCAGGAGTTTGAAGTTTCTTCAGTCGCATATCAGAATGGCTTGTTATAAGCTTGCGAAACTGGCGAGCTTCTCAAATCTAACCAGTGCCCTCAATGAACTGAGGCAGCAGGGGCAATCCGTCGGGATCTCAGTCATCTCGAGAGATGGCAATAAGCTGTGGGAGACTGATGACACCTCCCGCGATATTCTCAGAGAGTTAGGTGGAGGCGAAGACGATAACGGTAATATCCAAATGCCTGCTGAACTTGCTAGCTGGGTAAAATTGACCCTCGATGCGAATACCCGGCTATGTGCCGAATCGGCCGAGTATAAAAAGGTGCTCCAGCTCAATAAAGGCCGGGACATTGATGTCCGTTTACTTTTGGAAAGAGCGGGTAGCGGCGCATTGCTCGTTCTCAAACGCAGCAAGGCCACTGGCGACTACGGTGGCATGTTTACCCGCCGTGAGCTGGATGTGATCCGCTGCATCTGTGAGGGCATGTCTAGCCAGGTGGTTTCGGAGAAATTGTCGATTAGTAAAAGAACCGTCGATAAACACCTCGAGAATGTTTACGCGAAGCTTGGCGTAAGTAATCGACTGGCCGCTGTGATGCGGCTTCAGGGACTCTAA